A portion of the Edaphobacter lichenicola genome contains these proteins:
- a CDS encoding aminopeptidase, producing the protein MSKVSFSTLTFEEKLDRLAEVAVKVGLGLRAGQELIMSAPLEALPLVRCITEHAYKAGALLVTTFYSDDPTVLARYEFAQDASFDYAPKWLQDGIAEGFRSGAARLAIAGANPALLAKQDPAKVARANVAASKAGKPAMELITRHEINWTIVACATPEWAKLVFPGEPEHIAVAKLWDAIFVASRVAVDDPVVEWQEHGARLKKRMDMLNAKRFYALHFKGPGTDLTVGLADDHLWAGGGTTAGNGVYCQPNIPTEECFTTPHKDRVNGTVRASKPLSHQGTLIENIAVRFENGRIVEATATAGEDVLNRLISTDDGARRLGEVALVPHSSPIAQSGVLFWNTLFDENAASHIALGQAYSTCLIGGEKMDSEQLAALGANASLIHVDWMIGSGEMDVDGMAADGSVEPLMRKGEWV; encoded by the coding sequence ATGAGTAAGGTGTCGTTTAGCACGCTAACGTTTGAGGAGAAGCTGGATCGTCTGGCTGAGGTTGCGGTTAAGGTTGGGTTGGGGCTGCGTGCCGGGCAAGAGTTGATTATGTCGGCTCCGCTGGAGGCGCTGCCGCTGGTGCGTTGTATCACGGAGCACGCTTATAAGGCCGGGGCGCTGCTTGTGACGACGTTCTACTCGGATGATCCTACTGTGCTGGCGCGTTATGAGTTTGCGCAGGATGCGAGCTTCGACTATGCGCCGAAGTGGTTGCAGGATGGGATTGCTGAAGGGTTTCGAAGTGGTGCGGCGCGGCTGGCGATTGCGGGAGCGAATCCGGCGCTGCTGGCAAAGCAGGATCCGGCGAAGGTGGCTCGAGCGAATGTGGCCGCGTCGAAGGCGGGTAAGCCTGCGATGGAGTTGATTACGCGGCATGAGATCAACTGGACGATTGTGGCGTGTGCGACCCCGGAGTGGGCGAAGCTGGTGTTTCCGGGAGAGCCGGAGCACATTGCGGTCGCGAAGTTGTGGGACGCGATCTTTGTGGCTTCGCGAGTAGCCGTGGATGATCCGGTGGTGGAGTGGCAGGAGCATGGTGCACGGCTGAAAAAGCGCATGGATATGTTGAATGCGAAGCGGTTTTATGCACTGCACTTCAAGGGGCCGGGAACGGATTTGACCGTGGGTCTGGCAGATGACCATCTTTGGGCCGGTGGTGGGACGACTGCTGGGAACGGCGTTTATTGTCAGCCTAATATTCCTACGGAGGAGTGCTTTACGACTCCGCATAAAGACCGCGTGAATGGGACGGTGCGGGCTTCGAAGCCGCTGTCGCACCAAGGGACGCTGATTGAGAATATTGCGGTGCGGTTTGAGAATGGCCGGATCGTCGAGGCTACCGCTACGGCAGGCGAGGATGTTTTGAATCGGCTGATCAGCACGGATGATGGAGCACGGAGACTGGGTGAGGTTGCGCTGGTGCCACACTCGTCGCCGATTGCGCAGAGTGGCGTGTTGTTCTGGAATACGCTGTTCGATGAGAATGCTGCGAGCCATATTGCGCTGGGGCAGGCTTATTCGACGTGTTTGATTGGCGGCGAGAAGATGGACTCGGAACAACTGGCAGCGCTGGGTGCGAATGCGAGCCTGATTCATGTGGACTGGATGATTGGGTCGGGTGAGATGGATGTGGATGGCATGGCGGCGGATGGGTCGGTCGAGCCATTGATGCGCAAGGGAGAGTGGGTCTAA
- a CDS encoding 4-hydroxy-tetrahydrodipicolinate reductase translates to MRVLVLGMGKTGKLVASVAAERGHSVNVLDAKENAGSAALTPPFVAGFDVVIDFTTPEATIQNMRACLATGAKMVIGTTGWYDKLADMKSLAERKQAGLLYGTNFSVGVQVMLKMAAVMGSELKKAGYAFSIAETHHASKLDSPSGTAITLAKTVEAAAGVTSVPVEAKREGDVMGLHSLSAASDADRLVLTHEAFSRRGFAEGSVRAAEWLSSRTGCYDFQSVYTEI, encoded by the coding sequence ATGCGGGTTCTGGTTTTGGGGATGGGGAAGACAGGCAAGCTGGTGGCATCGGTTGCAGCGGAGCGTGGACATAGCGTGAATGTGCTGGATGCCAAGGAGAACGCTGGGTCTGCGGCTCTGACGCCGCCGTTTGTCGCAGGGTTTGATGTCGTGATTGACTTCACTACTCCGGAGGCGACGATTCAAAATATGCGGGCGTGCCTGGCGACCGGAGCGAAGATGGTGATTGGGACGACGGGCTGGTACGACAAGCTTGCGGACATGAAGTCGCTGGCGGAACGCAAGCAGGCTGGACTGCTGTATGGGACGAACTTTTCAGTCGGCGTGCAGGTGATGTTGAAGATGGCTGCGGTGATGGGAAGTGAGTTGAAGAAGGCAGGCTATGCCTTTTCGATCGCGGAGACACATCACGCGAGCAAGCTGGATTCGCCCTCCGGGACGGCGATAACTCTGGCAAAGACTGTCGAAGCTGCGGCGGGCGTGACCTCTGTGCCAGTTGAGGCGAAGCGTGAAGGGGATGTGATGGGGCTGCACTCGCTAAGTGCTGCGAGCGATGCGGACCGTCTGGTGCTGACGCATGAGGCGTTTTCGCGGCGTGGATTTGCCGAGGGCTCCGTGAGAGCGGCGGAGTGGTTGTCGTCGCGGACTGGCTGCTATGACTTCCAGAGTGTTTATACCGAGATTTAA
- the lysC gene encoding lysine-sensitive aspartokinase 3, whose amino-acid sequence MKFGGTSVEDAQAMERTAAIVRGRREKGLEAVVVVSAMAKVTDLLLSAASAAGRGDKAGSLAIGARLRHRHIDTAAALLDAERVGRMQQFLHQEFDALDDLLRGISAVGELTPRTNDLVVSFGERLSSKMMAETLEQRGLQGAHVDARSCIVTDASYGKAVPQEAAIEAKLAEIVLPLIEAGKTPVMGGFIGSTVEGVTTTLGRGGSDFTAALVGGGMHAGAIEIWTDVNGIMTTDPRICPDALRVKTISFEEAAELAYFGAKVLHPATILPAVQKSIPVWVLNSRNAENEGTKITAMAAKCASPFKSIAAKKRLTIIDVVASRMLMSHGYLKAVFDVFDRYKCAIDMVSTSEVSISLTVDSNQQLPEICAELGKIADVKLEGHKALVCLVGEDIRGHNGIAGQVFGAISHINVRMISQGASEINMSFMIDEEDVEDAVRSLHSHFFANPDETVFDVANRVQLESKA is encoded by the coding sequence ATGAAGTTTGGCGGCACGTCGGTGGAGGACGCTCAGGCAATGGAGCGAACGGCGGCGATCGTTCGCGGGCGCAGGGAAAAAGGGCTTGAGGCTGTGGTCGTGGTGTCGGCGATGGCGAAGGTGACCGACCTGCTGCTGTCGGCTGCGTCCGCTGCTGGCCGAGGAGATAAAGCTGGGTCGCTGGCGATTGGTGCGCGACTGCGGCATCGGCACATCGATACTGCCGCGGCGCTGCTGGATGCGGAGCGTGTTGGGAGGATGCAGCAGTTTTTACATCAGGAGTTCGACGCACTGGATGATTTGCTGCGCGGGATTTCAGCGGTAGGCGAGCTAACGCCGCGTACAAATGACCTGGTGGTGAGCTTTGGGGAACGGCTGTCGAGCAAGATGATGGCTGAGACGCTGGAACAACGTGGGTTGCAGGGCGCGCATGTCGATGCTCGCAGCTGCATTGTGACCGACGCGAGCTATGGCAAGGCCGTGCCGCAGGAGGCTGCGATTGAAGCGAAGCTGGCGGAGATTGTTTTGCCGTTGATTGAGGCCGGAAAGACGCCAGTGATGGGCGGGTTTATTGGATCGACGGTTGAGGGAGTGACGACGACGCTTGGTCGCGGTGGAAGCGATTTTACGGCTGCGCTGGTGGGCGGTGGAATGCATGCTGGAGCGATCGAGATCTGGACGGATGTGAATGGAATCATGACGACCGATCCGCGGATCTGTCCGGATGCGCTGCGGGTAAAGACGATCAGCTTCGAAGAGGCAGCGGAACTTGCTTACTTTGGCGCGAAGGTGCTGCATCCCGCGACGATTCTTCCGGCGGTGCAGAAGAGCATTCCGGTGTGGGTGCTGAACTCGCGCAATGCGGAGAACGAAGGCACGAAGATTACCGCGATGGCGGCGAAGTGCGCGAGTCCGTTCAAGAGCATTGCTGCGAAGAAGCGGCTGACGATCATCGATGTCGTGGCGAGCCGGATGCTGATGTCGCATGGATATTTGAAAGCGGTGTTCGACGTCTTCGATCGGTATAAGTGCGCGATCGATATGGTGTCGACGAGCGAGGTGAGCATCTCGTTGACGGTGGACAGCAATCAGCAGCTACCGGAGATCTGTGCGGAGTTGGGCAAGATTGCGGATGTGAAGCTGGAGGGACATAAGGCGCTGGTGTGTCTGGTGGGAGAGGACATTCGAGGGCATAACGGAATTGCGGGGCAGGTGTTCGGAGCGATCAGCCACATCAATGTGAGGATGATTTCGCAAGGGGCGAGCGAGATCAATATGAGCTTCATGATTGATGAAGAAGATGTGGAAGATGCGGTGCGAAGTCTGCACAGTCACTTCTTTGCGAACCCGGATGAGACGGTGTTCGATGTTGCGAACAGGGTTCAGCTTGAAAGCAAAGCTTAG
- the asd gene encoding aspartate-semialdehyde dehydrogenase, with protein MERRRVGILGATGMVGQRFIQLLSNHPWFEIAWLAASDRSAGKTYAEACKWKLDTPLPARIAAMTLQPNVPEGSAIELPKIIFAALDADIARELEPKFAAAGCAVISNSSAFRMTADVPLVVPEVNADHLALIETQTSRKENGGRGGYIVTNPNCSAIGLVLALKPLEERFGIESLFVSTMQAVSGAGYPGVASLDILGNVVPFIKNEEEKLQEEVGKLLGRLSGSKIDLLDAKVSAHCNRVAVEDGHTECVSIKLKKKATREEILAAWSEFLPLEGQNLPTAPEQPVEYDAAVDRPQPRLDRMRGHGMAATVGRLRECMLLDWKFVVLSHNTIRGAAGAAVLNAEVLALLGKLDKLGVPVNTVSAKAGEQLKAAAVTA; from the coding sequence ATGGAACGACGCAGGGTTGGCATTCTTGGCGCGACCGGAATGGTCGGGCAACGGTTTATTCAACTTTTGAGCAATCACCCTTGGTTCGAGATTGCATGGCTGGCGGCGAGCGATCGCAGTGCCGGGAAGACGTATGCCGAGGCGTGCAAGTGGAAGCTGGACACTCCCCTGCCAGCGCGGATTGCGGCGATGACGCTGCAGCCGAATGTTCCTGAGGGGTCGGCGATTGAGTTGCCGAAGATTATCTTTGCGGCGCTGGATGCAGACATCGCGCGCGAGCTTGAACCGAAGTTCGCTGCGGCGGGGTGTGCCGTGATCTCGAACTCGAGCGCGTTCCGTATGACTGCGGATGTGCCGTTGGTGGTGCCGGAGGTGAACGCAGATCATCTTGCGCTGATCGAGACGCAGACTTCGCGGAAGGAGAACGGCGGGCGCGGCGGATATATCGTCACGAATCCGAACTGCAGCGCGATTGGTCTTGTGCTGGCGCTGAAGCCGCTGGAAGAGCGATTTGGAATTGAAAGCCTGTTTGTTTCGACGATGCAGGCGGTCAGCGGCGCGGGGTATCCGGGTGTGGCTTCGCTGGACATTCTCGGGAACGTGGTGCCGTTCATCAAGAATGAAGAGGAGAAGCTGCAGGAGGAGGTCGGCAAGCTGCTGGGGCGGCTGAGCGGAAGCAAGATTGACCTGCTGGATGCGAAGGTCAGTGCGCATTGCAACCGGGTTGCGGTGGAGGATGGCCACACGGAGTGCGTGAGCATCAAGCTGAAGAAGAAGGCGACGCGGGAGGAGATTCTCGCGGCGTGGAGTGAGTTTCTGCCGCTTGAGGGGCAGAACCTGCCGACGGCGCCGGAGCAGCCGGTGGAGTATGACGCAGCCGTGGATCGGCCGCAACCTCGCTTGGACAGGATGCGAGGGCATGGAATGGCGGCCACGGTGGGGCGGCTGCGTGAGTGTATGTTACTCGACTGGAAGTTTGTGGTGCTGTCGCACAATACGATTCGTGGTGCAGCGGGTGCGGCGGTGTTGAACGCTGAGGTGCTGGCGTTGCTGGGCAAGCTCGATAAGTTGGGAGTGCCGGTAAATACGGTTTCGGCTAAGGCAGGGGAACAGCTCAAGGCTGCGGCGGTGACGGCTTGA
- a CDS encoding carboxypeptidase regulatory-like domain-containing protein — MRRICGWLFAVAVAGSALNGCKSGDSVKQHNDGSASTPSSPVPSSVPLDPATLGAVSGTIHFAGKAPEKVKIDMSMDPVCSMTGADNFAEQYAVKDGKLGNVYVYIKSGPPAAMLAGGPTPAPVVLDQVGCKYVPHVIAVVRGGSVEFRNSDSTMHNIHTMPTVVGSQPIDISQGPKGTPQVKQFNQPEVMIPVRCNNHPWMNAFINVSATPFFAVTHADGHFTMSGLPAGTYTLAAVHEKMGEQTMTLTVEPKGTAKADFSFSAK, encoded by the coding sequence ATGAGGCGGATTTGCGGTTGGTTGTTTGCAGTGGCGGTTGCTGGCAGTGCGTTGAACGGATGTAAGTCTGGTGACTCGGTGAAGCAGCACAATGACGGGAGCGCCTCGACGCCTTCTTCTCCTGTACCTTCGAGTGTGCCGCTCGATCCGGCGACGCTTGGAGCGGTGAGTGGGACGATTCACTTTGCCGGGAAGGCTCCGGAGAAGGTGAAGATCGACATGAGCATGGACCCGGTGTGCTCGATGACGGGCGCGGATAACTTTGCCGAGCAGTATGCGGTGAAGGACGGCAAGCTGGGGAACGTTTACGTGTACATCAAGAGTGGTCCTCCGGCTGCGATGCTTGCAGGAGGACCTACGCCTGCGCCGGTGGTGCTGGACCAGGTGGGATGCAAGTATGTGCCGCATGTGATCGCCGTGGTCCGGGGTGGGTCGGTTGAGTTCAGAAACTCGGACTCGACGATGCATAACATTCACACGATGCCGACGGTGGTGGGGAGTCAGCCGATCGATATCTCGCAGGGGCCGAAGGGCACGCCGCAAGTGAAGCAGTTCAACCAGCCGGAGGTGATGATTCCGGTGCGGTGCAACAACCATCCGTGGATGAATGCGTTTATCAATGTGTCGGCTACGCCGTTTTTCGCGGTGACGCATGCGGACGGACACTTTACGATGAGCGGATTGCCGGCAGGGACGTATACTTTGGCGGCGGTACACGAGAAGATGGGCGAGCAGACGATGACGCTGACAGTCGAGCCGAAGGGAACGGCTAAGGCGGACTTCAGTTTCAGCGCGAAGTAG
- a CDS encoding isocitrate/isopropylmalate dehydrogenase family protein, producing MTAAKKTHRITLIPGDGIGPEVSGAVVKILEAAGKATGVAFDWHPYDAGATAFEKTGEYIPKALYDSIEKNKVALKGPVTTPVGGGFASINVTLRKNFELFANFRPVKSLPGLKTNYPDIDLVIVRENMEDLYAGLEHEVVPGVVQALKIITEKGSTRIAKFAFDYARKHGRKKIHAIHKANIMKLSDGLFLNCCRKVAAGFPEVAYHEHIVDNTCMQLVMNPYQYDILLTENLYGDILSDLCSAFVGGLGLVPGANLGTECAIFEAVHGSAPDIAGKDMANPTALLQSSVLMLHHIDEPETAERVQAAIEQVYREGKTLTKDVGGTSGTKAFADAIIQAMEAPVAAA from the coding sequence ATGACGGCAGCAAAGAAGACGCACAGGATTACGTTGATTCCGGGTGATGGAATTGGGCCGGAGGTCTCTGGCGCGGTGGTGAAGATATTGGAAGCGGCGGGTAAGGCGACGGGTGTGGCGTTCGATTGGCATCCCTATGATGCCGGTGCGACGGCGTTTGAGAAGACGGGCGAATATATTCCGAAGGCTCTGTATGACTCGATCGAGAAGAACAAGGTGGCGCTGAAGGGGCCGGTGACGACGCCGGTTGGTGGTGGTTTTGCTTCGATCAATGTGACGCTGCGGAAGAACTTCGAGCTGTTTGCGAACTTCAGGCCGGTGAAGAGCCTGCCGGGGTTGAAGACAAATTATCCGGACATCGATCTGGTGATTGTGCGCGAGAACATGGAGGATCTGTACGCTGGTCTCGAGCACGAGGTGGTGCCGGGAGTGGTGCAGGCGCTGAAGATTATTACCGAGAAGGGTTCGACGCGGATTGCGAAGTTTGCGTTCGATTATGCGAGGAAGCATGGACGCAAGAAGATTCATGCGATTCATAAAGCGAACATCATGAAGCTGTCGGATGGTTTGTTTTTGAACTGCTGCAGGAAGGTGGCGGCAGGTTTTCCCGAGGTGGCGTATCACGAACACATCGTGGATAACACCTGCATGCAGCTGGTAATGAATCCTTACCAGTACGATATTTTGCTGACTGAAAATCTGTATGGCGATATTTTGAGCGACCTTTGCAGCGCGTTTGTGGGTGGGCTTGGGTTGGTTCCGGGGGCAAATCTTGGGACTGAGTGCGCGATCTTCGAGGCAGTGCATGGATCGGCGCCTGATATTGCGGGGAAGGATATGGCGAATCCGACTGCTCTACTTCAAAGCTCGGTGTTGATGCTGCATCATATCGATGAACCCGAGACGGCTGAGCGGGTGCAGGCTGCGATTGAGCAGGTGTATCGCGAGGGGAAGACGCTGACGAAGGATGTTGGCGGTACGAGCGGCACCAAGGCTTTTGCCGATGCGATTATTCAGGCGATGGAAGCTCCGGTGGCAGCGGCTTAG
- the nrdR gene encoding transcriptional regulator NrdR, translating into MKCPYCGFAQDRVVDSRESKDADSIRRRRECEGCNKRFTTYERIDEIPYMVVKKDGRREKFDRQKVLSGLLHACEKRPVAAVKLEQIVDETEAYVVDSPERERTTNEVGELIMSRLKDIDTVAYIRFASVYRDFKDVREFKEELEELLNGRDPKKGKK; encoded by the coding sequence ATGAAGTGCCCCTACTGTGGTTTTGCCCAGGACCGAGTTGTCGATTCACGCGAGAGTAAAGACGCGGATTCGATTCGCCGGCGACGGGAGTGCGAAGGCTGTAACAAGCGATTTACGACGTATGAGCGGATCGACGAGATCCCGTACATGGTGGTGAAAAAAGATGGGCGGCGAGAGAAGTTCGACCGGCAGAAGGTGCTGAGTGGGCTGCTGCATGCCTGCGAAAAACGGCCGGTTGCCGCGGTGAAGCTCGAGCAGATTGTCGATGAGACCGAGGCCTATGTGGTCGATTCGCCGGAGCGGGAGCGAACGACGAACGAGGTCGGCGAACTGATCATGTCGCGGCTGAAGGACATCGATACGGTTGCTTATATTCGATTTGCCAGCGTGTATCGGGACTTCAAAGATGTTCGCGAGTTCAAGGAAGAGTTGGAAGAGTTGTTGAACGGAAGAGACCCCAAGAAGGGGAAGAAATAA
- a CDS encoding lysylphosphatidylglycerol synthase transmembrane domain-containing protein produces MTKRNAILWSVGVVALVVLVFLFRSKVHFDWAMFWQQLRYVSAGHIVAGIVLIYVTYWVRAVRWAVFVSPTKKVSATSLLGSQFIGFTAVALFGRLADFTRPYLIARRINLTLSSQVAVWTIERMFDLGAAAVIFSGALAFTPRGLPNHHVFVKAGELSMGLTLAIAVFAGAVRVAGGAVAGFARGTVGLVSKSAGESIATKILGFRDGLNALSSAKDFIVVTLLSLAMWGMIGFAYVQTAHAFVNTPELAGVTFSQTMLLMAASIGGSLLQLPIIGWFTQIAITAAAMRTFYGAPIEAATACGAMLLVVTFLCIIPAGLIYSRVEHVSLKKVAQESEAAGAAVVAEDLG; encoded by the coding sequence ATGACAAAGCGCAATGCAATTTTGTGGTCGGTGGGCGTGGTTGCGCTTGTCGTACTGGTGTTTCTGTTTCGGAGCAAGGTTCATTTTGACTGGGCGATGTTCTGGCAACAACTGCGCTATGTGAGTGCCGGGCATATCGTTGCCGGTATTGTGCTGATTTATGTTACATACTGGGTGCGGGCGGTGCGGTGGGCGGTGTTTGTCTCGCCGACGAAGAAGGTGTCGGCCACTTCCCTGCTGGGGTCGCAGTTTATTGGTTTTACGGCGGTGGCGCTGTTTGGACGGCTGGCGGATTTCACGCGGCCTTACCTGATTGCGCGGCGGATTAATCTGACTTTGAGTTCGCAGGTGGCGGTTTGGACGATTGAGCGGATGTTCGATCTGGGAGCCGCAGCTGTGATCTTTTCGGGAGCGCTCGCGTTTACTCCGCGGGGCCTGCCGAACCACCATGTCTTTGTAAAGGCGGGTGAGTTGAGCATGGGATTGACACTTGCAATCGCTGTCTTTGCGGGTGCGGTGCGAGTGGCGGGTGGCGCAGTGGCGGGCTTTGCACGCGGGACGGTGGGGTTGGTTTCGAAGTCTGCTGGGGAGAGTATCGCGACGAAGATACTTGGGTTCCGCGATGGCTTGAATGCGCTTTCTTCGGCGAAGGACTTTATTGTTGTGACGCTACTTTCACTCGCGATGTGGGGGATGATCGGATTTGCCTATGTGCAGACGGCGCATGCGTTTGTAAATACGCCGGAGCTTGCAGGGGTGACGTTCTCGCAGACGATGCTGCTGATGGCCGCGAGTATCGGTGGTTCATTGCTGCAGCTTCCAATCATTGGGTGGTTTACGCAGATTGCGATTACCGCTGCCGCGATGCGTACGTTTTATGGGGCGCCGATTGAGGCTGCGACAGCTTGTGGAGCGATGCTGCTGGTGGTGACGTTCTTGTGCATCATTCCGGCAGGGTTGATCTACTCGCGAGTGGAGCATGTGAGCTTGAAGAAGGTGGCTCAGGAGAGCGAGGCAGCGGGGGCGGCTGTTGTCGCGGAGGATTTGGGGTAG
- a CDS encoding lytic transglycosylase domain-containing protein: MRFKAVCAGVAMVLAVCPLTHAAEHVTLKNGFELDCARREAVGDKIRLYLVEKGGASDDSNYLEVAADAVVRVETVADVPEPVVAPKIQGPVTIMTAPTKEEMHEMLAHAGEAHHIDEDLLASVVRAESGGQVRAVSRTGAQGLMQLMPGTANAMGVQDAFQPAQNIAGGTAYLDTLLTRYHDNVALALAAYNAGPGAVDKYHGVPPYRETREYVARVIREFNRRKQMALVAQAK; this comes from the coding sequence ATGCGGTTTAAAGCGGTGTGTGCGGGCGTGGCGATGGTGCTGGCGGTGTGTCCGCTGACGCATGCGGCGGAGCATGTGACGCTGAAGAACGGATTTGAGCTGGATTGCGCACGGCGTGAGGCGGTTGGGGATAAGATCCGGCTCTACCTGGTTGAAAAGGGTGGCGCTAGTGATGACTCGAACTATCTCGAGGTTGCGGCCGATGCAGTGGTTCGGGTAGAGACTGTCGCGGATGTGCCGGAGCCGGTGGTTGCGCCGAAGATTCAGGGGCCGGTGACGATCATGACCGCGCCGACCAAGGAAGAGATGCACGAGATGCTGGCTCACGCTGGCGAGGCGCACCACATCGATGAGGATCTGCTGGCTAGTGTCGTGCGTGCTGAGAGCGGTGGACAGGTGAGAGCGGTTTCGCGCACCGGAGCGCAGGGGCTGATGCAGCTGATGCCGGGAACGGCGAATGCGATGGGTGTTCAGGATGCGTTTCAGCCAGCGCAGAATATCGCGGGGGGAACAGCCTATTTGGATACTTTATTGACGCGGTATCACGACAATGTGGCGTTGGCGCTGGCGGCCTACAACGCGGGGCCGGGGGCGGTGGATAAGTATCATGGGGTGCCACCGTATCGCGAGACGCGGGAGTATGTTGCCCGTGTGATTCGCGAGTTCAACCGGCGCAAACAGATGGCGCTGGTGGCGCAGGCGAAGTAG
- a CDS encoding HAD-IIB family hydrolase: MHGIEAKMRLIAVDMDGTLVGPDGRVSERNLAAMKAAERSGVQVVVATGRRHCYAMRVLRGLGLREEDALISSNGTVTRTIGAKLLDRTLLPLETARWLCRHVDEFRNALVITFDKVGPDGEDARGALVVEDLAELNASIGKWMVANEPYIERVVPIEEALEGEAPIQMMLCGTVERMRRAEARLLEHPGVSAVGVTPLRKDELRRLENLGQAEGGITPQERASGAEAALHRTEYPERDLSIVDILPAGCSKGSALLRLAEGRGIMAEEILAIGDNWNDVSMLEVAGRAVLMGNAPDDLKAVAAERGWVIGLRHDEDGVAEAIEALIGSLGRVHS; encoded by the coding sequence ATGCATGGAATTGAGGCGAAGATGCGCTTAATTGCGGTGGATATGGACGGAACGCTAGTGGGGCCGGATGGGCGCGTGAGCGAGAGGAACCTGGCGGCGATGAAGGCGGCAGAGCGTTCGGGAGTGCAGGTTGTGGTGGCGACGGGGCGGCGGCATTGTTATGCGATGAGGGTGCTCCGCGGGCTCGGGCTGCGGGAGGAGGATGCGCTGATCAGCTCGAATGGGACGGTGACGCGGACCATTGGGGCGAAGCTGCTGGACCGGACGTTGTTGCCGCTGGAGACGGCTCGGTGGCTGTGCCGCCACGTCGATGAGTTCCGCAATGCGCTGGTGATCACCTTCGATAAGGTTGGACCCGATGGGGAGGATGCGCGGGGGGCGCTGGTGGTGGAGGACCTAGCGGAGTTGAACGCGAGTATTGGCAAGTGGATGGTGGCGAATGAGCCGTATATCGAGCGCGTGGTGCCGATTGAGGAGGCGCTGGAGGGTGAGGCGCCGATTCAGATGATGCTGTGTGGAACGGTGGAACGCATGCGGAGAGCCGAGGCTCGGCTGCTGGAGCATCCTGGGGTGTCGGCGGTGGGGGTGACGCCGCTGCGAAAGGACGAATTGCGGCGACTGGAGAATCTGGGCCAGGCTGAAGGCGGGATTACACCGCAGGAACGCGCTTCGGGGGCGGAGGCGGCACTGCATCGGACAGAGTATCCGGAGCGGGATTTGAGCATTGTGGATATATTGCCGGCGGGATGCAGCAAAGGGTCAGCTCTGTTGCGCCTGGCCGAGGGTCGCGGGATTATGGCCGAGGAGATTCTTGCGATTGGAGATAACTGGAACGACGTTTCGATGCTTGAAGTTGCGGGGCGGGCGGTGCTGATGGGGAATGCTCCGGACGATTTAAAGGCGGTGGCAGCGGAGCGGGGCTGGGTGATTGGGCTTCGGCATGATGAGGATGGTGTGGCGGAGGCGATTGAGGCTTTGATTGGCAGCCTTGGGAGGGTTCACTCGTGA